In Candidatus Methylomirabilota bacterium, one DNA window encodes the following:
- a CDS encoding branched-chain amino acid ABC transporter permease, whose translation MATTKASGGPAIATTPATLSYQYLAFGALVAFFLVAPFFIYPVFLMKALCFGLFASAFNLLVGYVGLLSFGHAIFLGSAGYATAHAAKVWGFPPELAILVGTAAAGALGALIGAIAIRRQGIYFAMTTLALAQMLYFFALQAPFTGGEDGIQAVPRGTMFGVLDLGQTMTMYWVVLGIFLGGFLLVYRTIHSPMGQVLKAIRENEPRAVSLGYKVDQYKLVAFVLSAALSGLAGGTKALVFQLASLTDVHWTMSGEVVLMTLLGGLGTVFGPVVGAFVMVTLEHYLAQLGAWVTIVQGIIFVICVLTFRRGIVGELARILKKPL comes from the coding sequence ATGGCGACCACGAAGGCATCGGGCGGGCCCGCGATCGCGACGACGCCCGCGACCCTGAGCTATCAGTATCTCGCCTTCGGCGCCCTGGTGGCCTTCTTCCTGGTCGCGCCCTTCTTCATCTACCCCGTCTTCCTGATGAAGGCCCTCTGCTTCGGCCTCTTCGCCTCCGCCTTCAACCTGCTGGTCGGCTACGTGGGGCTCCTCTCCTTCGGGCACGCCATCTTCCTGGGCTCGGCCGGCTACGCGACCGCCCACGCGGCCAAGGTCTGGGGCTTCCCACCCGAGCTGGCCATCCTGGTCGGGACCGCGGCGGCCGGCGCGCTGGGGGCGCTCATCGGGGCGATCGCGATCCGGCGCCAGGGCATCTATTTCGCCATGACCACCCTGGCTCTGGCCCAGATGCTCTACTTCTTCGCCCTGCAGGCGCCGTTCACGGGCGGCGAGGACGGCATCCAGGCGGTGCCGCGGGGCACCATGTTCGGTGTCCTCGACCTCGGCCAGACGATGACGATGTACTGGGTCGTGCTGGGCATCTTCCTCGGCGGCTTCCTGCTCGTCTACCGCACCATCCATTCGCCGATGGGCCAGGTGCTGAAGGCCATCCGCGAAAACGAGCCGCGGGCGGTGTCGCTCGGGTACAAGGTCGACCAGTACAAGCTGGTCGCGTTCGTGCTCTCGGCCGCGCTGTCGGGGCTGGCCGGTGGCACCAAGGCCCTCGTCTTCCAGCTCGCCTCGCTGACCGACGTGCACTGGACGATGTCGGGCGAGGTCGTGCTGATGACGCTCTTGGGCGGACTGGGCACGGTGTTCGGGCCCGTCGTCGGCGCCTTCGTCATGGTCACGCTCGAGCACTACCTCGCCCAGCTCGGCGCCTGGGTCACCATCGTGCAGGGAATCATCTTCGTCATCTGCGTGCTCACGTTCCGCCGCGGCATCGTGGGCGAGCTGGCGCGGATCCTCAAGAAGCCGCTATGA